Proteins encoded by one window of Pseudochaenichthys georgianus chromosome 9, fPseGeo1.2, whole genome shotgun sequence:
- the b3galt8 gene encoding beta-1,3-galactosyltransferase 2: MRRSCLWRLVKFLTALALLFLSAHVLFSTPSKAPPKPSALPAEEYRLLSPETYRYQLNEPAVCRHRSPFLLLMVPVAPGEAVARQAVRSTWGASAPGQDTFTLFYVGLPEGGRGTSTQAELEEESRRHADIIQMDFQDSYHNLTIKTMMMMHWLSTHCPNASYAMKVDADIFVNVFFLVRRLRGSPRQGFITGSLISDGRPRRDRNSKWYVSEGLYPDDSFPPYVSGAGYVFSADLAPRISWASRFVRMIPLEDVYVGLCLRVLNVRPVYSRSLNLRNLFEIGQLEYDRCTFAKLVIVNGFKPAQLLHVWPDFSRGHSSC; the protein is encoded by the coding sequence ATGAGGAGAAGTTGTTTATGGAGGTTAGTGAAGTTCCTCACGGCTTTAGCACTGCTTTTCCTGTCTGCTCACGTCTTGTTCTCCACACCGAGTAAAGCTCCGCCGAAGCCCAGCGCTCTTCCAGCGGAGGAGTACCGCCTCCTGTCCCCTGAGACTTACCGCTACCAGCTCAATGAGCCAGCGGTATGCCGCCACAGAAGCCCCTTCCTGCTTCTCATGGTCCCAGTGGCCCCTGGGGAGGCTGTGGCGAGGCAAGCCGTCAGGTCAACATGGGGGGCTTCTGCTCCAGGCCAGGACACCTTCACTCTGTTCTATGTGGGGCTCCCTGAGGGGGGGCGGGGCACCAGCACCCAGGCCGAGCTGGAGGAGGAGAGCAGGAGACATGCTGACATAATCCAGATGGACTTCCAGGACAGTTACCACAACCTGACCATCAAGACCATGATGATGATGCACTGGCTGTCCACCCACTGCCCAAACGCCTCCTACGCCATGAAGGTGGACGCTGACATCTTTGTGAATGTGTTCTTCCTTGTGAGGAGGCTGAGGGGATCCCCCAGGCAGGGCTTCATCACAGGCTCATTGATCAGTGACGGCCGACCCAGAAGGGACAGGAACAGCAAGTGGTATGTGTCAGAGGGGCTGTACCCAGACGACAGCTTCCCCCCATATGTGTCTGGAGCTGGGTATGTGTTCTCCGCAGACCTGGCCCCCAGGATCTCCTGGGCCTCCAGGTTTGTCAGGATGATCCCACTGGAGGACGTGTACGTGGGGCTGTGTCTGCGTGTGCTGAACGTCCGGCCCGTGTACTCCCGCAGCCTGAACCTCAGGAACCTGTTTGAAATTGGACAGCTGGAGTACGACAGGTGCACTTTTGCCAAACTGGTCATTGTGAACGGATTCAAGCCGGCACAGCTGCTGCATGTGTGGCCCGACTTCTCCAGGGGCCACAGCAGCTGCTGA